Proteins from one Ornithobacterium rhinotracheale genomic window:
- a CDS encoding SusC/RagA family TonB-linked outer membrane protein encodes MKRKMLWSSTMLLLFVSIMAQITGKVQDDYGPLQGALVTIVGTNTSVETDAEGAFSIPGKVGDVLDITNPITFSQKTFPVKSLKMGVLKLNEKEVKLDVVVAFGKQKKENLTGSVSVVDSKAFESRPVSNAVQALQGKVAGMNFDVGSSGTELGRSPSINVRGTGTLGVGSSASPLVLIDGVEGDFSSLNPQDIESISVLKDAASSSLYGSRAAFGVVLVTTKSGKEGKVSISYNNSLRYSSPTLVPKFLDSETFMHYLNEAYRNNSAASGDRFNKSQIENAIKYKNGEIDYATAFDPSLGVWETIKAWDNVDWYQQMYRAWAPSQEHNLSINGGNEKATYYLSAGYLGQEGLVRYNTDTYDRITLNAKFTANLKSWLKLQYQSRFTRELNGKSSYLAGAAASFYEDIVRKWPMFPVKDTNGNYIYGNGIGELEMGRYKRERDLLNQQVNLTITPLKDWNIYANFSYRTDTDFENRYYMPLYQYDDKGRASFAAPKFSISPYGNIAPGISFLEEFGYKSNYFSPNIYSDYTKYFGNHTAKLTAGFQAEEFKNRDIRAKRNGIVNRDVIALATTDGDQMYVDGRYNDWATVGFFGRLNYDYDARYLVELNLRYDGTSRFLQDQRWNWYPSVSLGWNVAREGFWQNLGDIFSKISDFKLRASYGELGNQSTTNFYPFYQTMPFKPNVGTWLIDNKLTNTASMPQLISEFLTWERVETKNIGLDLNAFKNRFNLTLDFFERNTKDMVGPARALPGVFGAKVPNTNNTDMRSRGFELALGWNDKVGKDFNYSINATLTDSRQTVINYPNETGSLNTYYSGRELGEIWGFVTHGMAKTDAEINDWVSKHRPEFYNGNWRAGDIMFEDLNKDGKIGVGSSTLEDHGDLKIIGNRIPRYNFGLDLFAQYKGLDLRIFLQGTAKRDLDLDSKGFLTPNTLFTGANTPYDGGKTNLWPATGFKEHLDYFRPEGTTSPLGPNVDAYYPAPSLGDSYKNFPVPQTRYLQNGAYVRVKNIQLGYTLPKKLVQSIYMNRVRFYISGENLFTWTKLSSLFDPEVIGGASGQGKMYPLSKVVSTGISINF; translated from the coding sequence ATAGTGGGGACCAATACTTCGGTAGAAACAGATGCCGAAGGTGCGTTTAGCATTCCTGGTAAAGTGGGGGATGTACTAGACATTACAAATCCTATTACATTTAGCCAGAAAACTTTCCCTGTTAAGTCATTAAAAATGGGAGTTCTTAAGTTGAACGAAAAAGAAGTGAAGCTTGATGTCGTGGTTGCGTTTGGTAAACAAAAGAAAGAGAATTTGACAGGTTCTGTTTCTGTTGTGGATTCCAAAGCATTCGAAAGCAGACCAGTATCTAATGCTGTACAAGCTTTGCAAGGTAAGGTAGCAGGGATGAATTTTGATGTGGGAAGTTCAGGAACTGAGTTGGGAAGATCTCCTTCGATAAATGTGAGGGGAACAGGAACGCTTGGTGTTGGCTCATCAGCAAGTCCTTTGGTTTTGATTGATGGGGTAGAGGGTGATTTCTCATCGCTCAACCCACAAGATATTGAAAGCATTTCGGTGCTAAAAGATGCAGCTTCGTCCTCATTATATGGGTCGCGTGCGGCTTTTGGTGTTGTTTTAGTTACCACAAAATCAGGGAAGGAGGGGAAAGTTTCCATTTCTTACAACAATAGTTTAAGATACAGCTCGCCCACACTTGTCCCTAAGTTTTTGGATTCTGAGACATTTATGCATTACTTAAATGAAGCTTATAGAAATAACTCTGCCGCTTCGGGCGATAGATTTAATAAGTCTCAAATAGAAAATGCGATTAAGTATAAAAACGGGGAGATTGATTATGCCACAGCATTTGACCCAAGCTTGGGAGTCTGGGAAACAATCAAAGCTTGGGACAATGTAGATTGGTATCAGCAAATGTACAGAGCTTGGGCGCCATCGCAAGAGCATAACTTATCCATCAACGGTGGGAATGAGAAGGCTACCTACTACCTCTCTGCGGGGTATTTAGGGCAAGAAGGGCTTGTGAGATATAATACAGATACTTATGATAGAATTACCCTTAACGCAAAATTTACGGCTAATTTAAAATCTTGGCTGAAACTACAATATCAAAGCAGATTTACCAGAGAGCTAAACGGAAAATCCTCTTACTTAGCAGGTGCTGCTGCTAGCTTCTACGAGGACATCGTTAGAAAATGGCCAATGTTCCCAGTCAAAGATACCAACGGGAATTATATCTATGGCAACGGAATCGGAGAGCTTGAAATGGGAAGGTACAAAAGAGAGAGAGACCTTTTGAACCAGCAAGTGAACCTCACCATTACTCCGCTCAAAGATTGGAACATTTATGCAAACTTCTCTTACAGAACAGATACTGACTTTGAGAATAGATACTATATGCCACTCTATCAATATGATGACAAGGGGCGTGCCTCATTTGCTGCACCTAAATTTAGTATTTCCCCTTATGGGAACATCGCCCCAGGAATTTCATTCTTAGAGGAATTTGGCTATAAATCCAATTACTTTTCGCCAAACATCTATTCAGATTATACCAAATACTTTGGAAACCACACCGCTAAATTGACCGCCGGTTTCCAAGCAGAGGAGTTTAAAAATAGAGACATTAGAGCTAAAAGAAACGGAATCGTGAACAGAGATGTCATCGCGCTAGCCACTACTGATGGCGACCAAATGTATGTAGATGGCCGCTACAACGATTGGGCTACGGTGGGCTTCTTTGGCCGCTTGAACTATGATTATGATGCGCGCTACTTGGTGGAACTAAACCTCCGCTATGATGGTACAAGTAGATTCCTGCAAGACCAAAGATGGAACTGGTACCCATCTGTATCCTTGGGCTGGAATGTTGCCAGAGAAGGATTTTGGCAAAATCTAGGCGATATCTTCTCTAAAATCAGCGACTTTAAGCTCAGAGCCTCATATGGAGAGCTAGGAAACCAGTCTACAACAAATTTCTACCCATTCTACCAAACGATGCCATTTAAGCCCAATGTAGGTACTTGGCTAATTGATAATAAGCTCACCAATACGGCCTCAATGCCTCAATTAATCAGTGAGTTTTTAACTTGGGAGAGAGTAGAGACTAAAAACATAGGGCTAGACCTTAATGCCTTTAAAAATAGATTTAACTTAACCCTCGATTTCTTTGAAAGAAACACCAAAGATATGGTAGGGCCCGCAAGAGCGCTACCAGGCGTATTCGGTGCAAAAGTGCCAAATACCAACAATACAGATATGAGGTCTCGAGGATTTGAATTAGCCCTAGGCTGGAATGATAAAGTAGGCAAAGATTTTAACTACTCAATCAACGCTACATTGACTGATAGCCGCCAAACAGTGATAAACTACCCCAACGAAACAGGCTCCCTAAACACCTATTACTCAGGAAGAGAATTAGGCGAAATCTGGGGATTTGTAACCCACGGAATGGCTAAGACCGATGCTGAAATTAATGATTGGGTGAGCAAACACCGCCCCGAGTTCTACAATGGAAACTGGAGAGCTGGCGACATTATGTTCGAGGATTTAAACAAAGATGGCAAAATCGGTGTAGGAAGCTCAACTTTGGAAGACCACGGCGATTTGAAAATCATCGGGAACAGAATCCCACGATACAACTTTGGTTTAGACCTATTTGCGCAATACAAGGGCTTAGACCTTAGAATATTCCTCCAAGGTACGGCTAAGAGAGATTTAGACCTAGATAGCAAGGGCTTCTTAACGCCAAACACGCTCTTTACAGGTGCCAATACCCCGTATGATGGCGGTAAAACAAATCTATGGCCAGCCACAGGCTTTAAGGAGCATTTAGATTACTTCCGCCCAGAGGGCACCACCAGTCCGCTTGGGCCTAATGTAGATGCCTACTACCCAGCCCCATCATTGGGAGATTCTTACAAAAACTTCCCAGTGCCACAAACTAGATATTTGCAAAATGGCGCCTATGTAAGAGTGAAAAACATTCAGCTAGGCTACACCTTGCCAAAGAAATTAGTACAGAGCATCTATATGAACAGAGTGCGATTCTATATCTCAGGAGAAAACCTATTCACTTGGACAAAGCTCTCTTCGCTATTTGACCCCGAGGTAATCGGCGGCGCTAGCGGGCAAGGGAAAATGTACCCACTCTCCAAAGTAGTATCCACAGGAATTAGCATCAATTTCTAA